One Nitrospira sp. DNA window includes the following coding sequences:
- a CDS encoding Mobile element protein — protein MGRRVTITRVSLCGRCGTRMVVVLDNARYHHAALLAPLRRKYRRVLTLLFLPPYSPQLAPIEWV, from the coding sequence GTGGGGCGACGGGTCACCATCACGAGAGTTTCTCTATGTGGACGATGCGGCACGCGCATGGTGGTCGTGCTGGACAACGCCCGGTATCACCATGCCGCCTTGTTGGCGCCGCTGCGGCGCAAGTACCGACGAGTCCTGACGCTGCTGTTCCTGCCGCCGTACTCACCGCAACTGGCCCCGATCGAGTGGGTGTGA
- a CDS encoding Two-component transcriptional response regulator, LuxR family → MTGPAHHTACNSAAGETAKPAPVILLVDDDEITRISMAGRLKRLGYRVIEAGDGNAGLTATRRHRPDLIILDWMMPGLDGPSVCEAIRADAELKSSHVVLMTAHDRPDQIVEGLSRGADDFLSKAASKQEVLARVQASLRASALVREIEHTRDDLDRSHRLLSAKQAELENELQSAAEFVRSQLPPPGRPAPGLAMQWAYQPSLALGGDLFQVRRWGPDTLGLYILDASGHGVAAALRAIALMSFLREDNLARAVGSYDPGTIITEANRRFPLTQDGEYFTLWVGCLHLPSRTLSYAAAGHGGAIVQSTKAASYWLSSASLPLGFDPETTFDSTCTQLHAQDRLYLLSDGIYEAPSATGELWGRPRLQEALEANRRRALEDSIDHTIATARQWLGGDTFPDDVALVGLEVLDESGSARSRS, encoded by the coding sequence GTGACGGGTCCCGCGCACCATACGGCTTGCAACTCCGCCGCTGGTGAAACCGCCAAGCCAGCCCCTGTCATCCTCCTCGTGGACGACGACGAGATCACCCGCATCAGCATGGCCGGGCGACTGAAACGGTTGGGGTATCGTGTGATCGAAGCCGGCGATGGAAACGCCGGGCTGACGGCCACCCGCCGGCATCGTCCCGACCTGATCATTCTGGATTGGATGATGCCGGGATTGGACGGTCCGAGCGTCTGCGAAGCCATCCGGGCGGATGCCGAGCTCAAATCCAGCCACGTCGTGCTGATGACCGCGCATGACCGGCCGGATCAAATCGTCGAAGGATTGTCACGCGGAGCCGATGATTTCCTGAGCAAGGCGGCCAGCAAGCAAGAAGTGCTGGCGCGGGTGCAGGCCAGCCTCCGGGCCAGTGCCCTCGTTCGCGAGATCGAACATACACGCGACGACCTCGACCGATCCCACCGGCTGCTCTCCGCCAAGCAGGCGGAACTCGAGAATGAGCTGCAGTCGGCCGCCGAATTCGTCAGGTCGCAACTTCCCCCTCCTGGCAGGCCTGCTCCGGGACTCGCCATGCAGTGGGCCTATCAACCGTCGCTGGCCTTGGGTGGAGACCTGTTTCAAGTTCGCCGATGGGGACCGGATACGCTCGGTCTGTACATTCTCGACGCCTCGGGCCACGGGGTTGCCGCCGCCTTGCGCGCCATTGCGTTGATGAGTTTTCTCCGCGAGGACAATCTGGCCAGGGCCGTCGGCAGTTACGATCCAGGGACCATCATCACCGAAGCCAACCGCCGCTTTCCGTTGACGCAGGACGGCGAATATTTCACCCTCTGGGTGGGATGCCTGCACCTGCCGTCACGCACGCTGTCTTACGCGGCGGCCGGACATGGGGGGGCGATCGTGCAGTCGACCAAGGCCGCCTCTTACTGGCTGTCTTCCGCCAGTCTCCCCCTGGGGTTCGACCCTGAAACCACGTTCGACAGCACCTGTACGCAGTTACACGCGCAGGATCGATTGTATTTATTGAGCGACGGCATTTATGAGGCCCCGTCGGCCACCGGAGAGCTGTGGGGTCGTCCCCGTCTGCAAGAGGCCTTGGAAGCCAATCGCCGCCGCGCGTTGGAAGACAGCATCGACCACACGATCGCCACGGCCAGGCAATGGCTGGGCGGCGACACCTTCCCAGACGACGTGGCGCTCGTCGGGCTCGAAGTGCTGGACGAGTCGGGATCGGCAAGGAGCCGATCGTAA
- a CDS encoding Flagellar motor rotation protein MotB, with product MQTLHISRGTIDGYQMAKKKHEEHENHERWLVSYADFITLLFAFFVVMYSVSSVNEGKYRTVSDSIKAALNPVNSTPSSRLPFNIGDAKPKLMSPDIISANEPVIRRMREIMKRIHPSLKLEMPDIKVVETGNGTIVISLPESILFNSGEARVRQEALPFLKALSEILIEMDRHIRILGHTDNVPIRTAQFPSNWELSAGRAVMVARIFSELYGVPIAHLSATGFADAKPVASNDTPEGRMKNRRVEIVVLERADSDVPADASFPSASPPA from the coding sequence ATGCAGACGCTTCACATTTCACGAGGGACGATCGACGGTTACCAGATGGCGAAGAAAAAACACGAAGAACACGAGAATCACGAACGCTGGCTGGTGTCCTATGCCGACTTCATCACCCTGTTGTTCGCCTTCTTCGTCGTGATGTACTCGGTGTCTTCCGTGAACGAAGGCAAGTACCGAACCGTGAGCGATTCCATCAAGGCCGCCTTGAATCCGGTGAACAGCACGCCCTCCAGCCGTCTCCCCTTCAACATCGGCGACGCGAAACCGAAGCTGATGAGCCCCGACATCATCAGTGCTAACGAGCCGGTCATCCGCCGCATGCGGGAAATCATGAAACGGATTCATCCGAGCCTCAAGCTGGAGATGCCCGACATCAAAGTGGTGGAAACCGGGAACGGCACCATCGTGATTTCCCTACCGGAGTCCATTCTTTTCAACAGCGGAGAAGCGCGCGTGCGGCAGGAAGCCTTGCCGTTCCTGAAAGCCCTGTCTGAGATCCTGATCGAAATGGACCGCCATATCCGCATCCTCGGCCACACCGACAACGTGCCGATCAGGACGGCGCAGTTTCCGTCCAATTGGGAGCTTTCCGCAGGGCGAGCGGTCATGGTCGCCAGAATCTTTTCCGAACTCTATGGGGTCCCGATCGCGCATCTTTCTGCGACCGGCTTTGCGGATGCCAAACCAGTGGCCAGCAACGATACCCCTGAAGGACGGATGAAGAACCGTCGCGTGGAAATCGTCGTCCTTGAAAGGGCTGACAGCGATGTCCCGGCGGATGCGTCATTCCCGTCGGCAAGCCCTCCGGCGTGA
- a CDS encoding Integrase, catalytic region: MTPIAERPTEVATRTVAGHWEGNLIKGARNGSAVGTLVERTTRLVILARLEGTDARRAREGFTKKLRYVPAPLRKTLTYDRGKEMAEHKQLAQRLAIQIFFADPHCPWRRGTNENTNGLLRQYLPKGTDLSGYRQRELNAIAHRLNTRPRKCLHFATPLEVSAHLRPYSPVALGT, from the coding sequence ATGACGCCGATAGCCGAGCGGCCCACCGAGGTGGCCACCCGCACCGTAGCCGGCCATTGGGAGGGCAACCTCATCAAGGGCGCTCGCAATGGCTCGGCCGTCGGCACCCTGGTGGAACGGACGACGCGCCTGGTCATCCTGGCACGGCTGGAGGGGACGGATGCGAGGCGTGCCCGAGAGGGCTTCACGAAGAAACTCCGATACGTGCCCGCCCCGCTGCGCAAGACCTTGACCTACGATCGGGGGAAAGAGATGGCCGAGCATAAGCAGTTGGCTCAGCGTCTCGCGATCCAAATCTTCTTTGCCGATCCGCATTGCCCCTGGCGACGCGGCACCAACGAGAACACGAATGGCCTGCTGCGCCAGTACTTGCCCAAGGGCACGGACTTGTCGGGCTACAGGCAGCGCGAGTTGAACGCCATCGCCCATCGCCTGAACACGCGTCCAAGAAAATGTCTCCACTTCGCCACGCCTCTGGAGGTCTCTGCGCACCTGCGCCCTTATTCACCCGTTGCACTTGGAACTTGA
- a CDS encoding Flagellar motor rotation protein MotA, whose product MDIATILGVVIAIGSILGGQALEGGHIGSILQLTAFIIVMGGTIGACCVQNPLPVVIKAVGSLSLAISNPHHDVKGTITQILDLANISRKQGLLALEGKLKDLHDPFFRKGVQLIVDGTDPKLLQEILEIEVEHHEEEGVQAAKVWEAAGGYAPTVGILGAVLGLIHVMENLADPSKLGGGIAVAFVATVYGVGAANLFFLPIANKIKFKLKEEAGLRTMVVLGLIGLAQGENPRLLQEKLESYLPPNERTKDEKK is encoded by the coding sequence GTGGACATAGCCACCATACTGGGCGTCGTGATTGCGATCGGATCGATCCTGGGCGGTCAAGCCCTCGAAGGCGGGCACATCGGGTCGATTCTCCAATTGACGGCGTTCATCATCGTCATGGGTGGAACGATCGGGGCCTGCTGTGTACAAAACCCCCTTCCCGTCGTCATTAAAGCAGTCGGCTCGCTCTCCTTGGCGATCTCCAATCCCCATCATGATGTCAAAGGGACCATCACCCAGATTCTGGACCTGGCCAATATTTCGCGCAAACAGGGTCTGCTCGCGCTGGAAGGGAAATTGAAAGACCTGCACGACCCCTTTTTTCGGAAGGGCGTGCAGTTGATCGTCGACGGAACCGACCCGAAACTCTTACAGGAGATCCTGGAAATCGAAGTCGAGCACCACGAAGAGGAAGGAGTCCAAGCCGCCAAGGTGTGGGAAGCAGCCGGCGGGTATGCGCCGACCGTGGGCATTCTCGGTGCGGTACTCGGTTTGATCCATGTGATGGAAAACCTGGCCGACCCCTCCAAGCTGGGAGGCGGTATTGCCGTCGCGTTCGTGGCCACCGTCTACGGCGTCGGGGCCGCCAACCTCTTTTTCCTGCCGATCGCCAACAAGATCAAGTTCAAATTGAAGGAAGAGGCCGGCCTGCGAACCATGGTGGTCCTGGGTCTTATCGGTTTGGCACAAGGGGAGAATCCCAGGCTGCTGCAGGAGAAACTGGAAAGTTACCTGCCTCCGAACGAACGGACCAAAGACGAAAAAAAATAA
- a CDS encoding Heparinase II/III-like → MRLTLSFNPDILPRRLAASVKTFAATGPLDWWRHVRERSLFSLLRLQQRLRPGSSARSYSAEDLSAYSFCTSPYPLLPALPWQGAPDDAQTDALLNGTVSVFGYPWQWSPDGSCWHLAPDTGRTWPRRFFADIPIHAGNPCGDVRMAWEPSRLQHLVFLALLAQKAEPAIRTRAVETCEAQLLSWVESNPMLIGIHYISPMECALRLLAVCYTVDLIRPWLRAPERVWTAVLTLVSGHAELIRRRLSLHSPTPHDTLAAAAALIYAGSLFPEMEHAERWLAFGRYLLEEETPRHISHDGGGLEQGFGYLQFSTDLYGLVLALLDHRQQPVPDKVRLMFDRSRSFLGEFRHPADGTLPRIGEGEQETALSPYLRFPAPGKKRAPGLTTFHLSGYSILRGRDLQRAIFDHGSLGMPPRYRHGHADALSLLLHVGPRDVFIDPGTYTYRGDERWRAYFRSTRAHNTVMVDGLDQALQEGPFGWSQPFETHLVYRDETPEGKITVIARHYGYKDRLGVTHLRGVSYEPPGSWMIWDWLTGTGVHHLELNWHLGCRPLAVEGGYRLEGFDPPLLLTVEGGTTRLYEGCVQPVGGWQSKSYGSKEPITTVRVEHTGPLPHEFMTRVRIV, encoded by the coding sequence TTGCGTCTGACACTGTCATTCAATCCCGATATCTTGCCGCGGCGGCTTGCCGCCTCGGTCAAAACCTTCGCGGCCACCGGCCCGCTGGACTGGTGGCGCCATGTGAGGGAACGTAGTCTGTTTTCGCTCCTGCGTCTGCAGCAGCGACTGAGACCCGGTTCATCGGCCCGCTCGTATTCGGCGGAGGACCTGTCGGCCTATTCGTTTTGCACAAGCCCCTACCCCCTCTTGCCCGCCTTACCATGGCAGGGTGCACCGGACGACGCCCAGACCGATGCCTTGCTCAACGGAACCGTGAGCGTCTTCGGTTATCCCTGGCAGTGGAGTCCCGATGGATCCTGCTGGCACCTGGCACCGGATACGGGACGCACATGGCCGCGCCGGTTCTTCGCCGATATTCCGATTCATGCCGGCAACCCCTGCGGGGATGTCCGCATGGCCTGGGAGCCGTCGCGCCTTCAGCATCTGGTCTTCCTGGCCCTGCTCGCACAGAAGGCCGAACCGGCGATCCGCACTCGCGCCGTGGAAACCTGTGAAGCGCAGCTGTTGTCCTGGGTCGAGTCCAATCCGATGTTGATCGGCATCCATTATATTTCTCCGATGGAATGCGCCCTTCGTCTCTTGGCCGTCTGTTATACCGTGGATTTGATCCGCCCCTGGCTGCGGGCCCCGGAGCGAGTCTGGACGGCGGTCCTCACCCTCGTGTCCGGTCATGCGGAATTGATCCGCAGGCGCCTGTCGCTGCATTCCCCTACGCCCCATGACACCCTGGCTGCCGCCGCCGCATTGATTTACGCCGGCAGCCTGTTTCCGGAAATGGAGCACGCGGAGCGGTGGCTGGCCTTCGGCCGCTACCTGCTGGAAGAGGAGACCCCCCGGCACATCAGCCACGACGGCGGCGGTCTAGAACAGGGATTCGGGTACCTTCAGTTCAGTACCGACCTCTATGGACTGGTGCTCGCTCTGCTCGATCATCGGCAGCAGCCGGTTCCGGACAAGGTTCGTCTGATGTTCGACCGCAGCCGCTCGTTCCTGGGCGAGTTTCGCCATCCCGCGGACGGCACGCTCCCGCGAATCGGGGAAGGCGAACAGGAGACGGCGTTGTCGCCGTACCTGCGTTTTCCAGCTCCCGGGAAAAAACGTGCGCCGGGCCTCACGACCTTTCACCTGTCGGGCTATTCGATTCTCCGTGGAAGGGATCTCCAACGGGCTATTTTCGATCATGGATCGTTGGGCATGCCGCCTCGTTACAGGCACGGCCATGCGGATGCACTCTCGCTTTTGCTCCATGTCGGGCCGCGCGATGTTTTTATCGACCCCGGCACCTATACCTATAGGGGTGACGAGCGGTGGCGGGCCTATTTTCGAAGCACGCGGGCCCACAACACGGTCATGGTCGATGGTCTCGATCAGGCCCTGCAGGAAGGGCCTTTCGGCTGGTCGCAGCCGTTCGAGACGCACCTCGTCTATCGGGATGAAACCCCGGAAGGAAAAATCACCGTCATCGCCCGGCATTACGGCTACAAGGATCGGCTAGGGGTGACACATTTGCGCGGGGTGTCGTATGAACCGCCCGGCTCCTGGATGATCTGGGACTGGCTCACGGGAACCGGTGTCCACCATCTGGAATTGAACTGGCATCTGGGTTGCCGGCCCCTCGCCGTCGAGGGCGGCTACCGTCTGGAAGGATTCGACCCGCCGCTTTTACTGACCGTCGAAGGCGGAACGACCAGGCTCTATGAGGGCTGTGTGCAGCCGGTCGGCGGCTGGCAGTCGAAGAGTTACGGATCGAAGGAACCGATTACGACGGTGCGGGTGGAACACACCGGTCCGCTCCCGCATGAATTCATGACCCGCGTGCGGATCGTTTGA